One part of the Amphiura filiformis chromosome 5, Afil_fr2py, whole genome shotgun sequence genome encodes these proteins:
- the LOC140152891 gene encoding SRA stem-loop-interacting RNA-binding protein, mitochondrial-like: MASVAKKLQVAVFRLPWTVGAEELRQHFSKIGTVLRCNVLFDRQTGFSKGYGFVQFAEENDQRTALESDHQIDGQTVVVNEAYDKAPRRSTRRTRNEQLNMFRERNLTRSAEDIVGNL; the protein is encoded by the exons ATGGCATCAGTTGCAAAAAAATTACAGGTTGCAGTTTTTCGACTTCCCTGGACCGTCGGAGCAG aGGAACTAAGGCAACATTTTAGTAAAATTGGGACAGTTTTACGCTGTAATGTTCTTTTT GATAGACAAACTGGTTTCTCTAAAGGTTATGGTTTTGTACAATTTGCTGAGGAGAATGACCAAAGAACAGCTCTTGAATCAGATCACCAAATAGATGGACAAACT GTAGTTGTAAATGAAGCCTACGATAAGGCGCCAAGAAGGAGTACAAGAAGAACAAGAAACGAACAATTAAATATGTTTCGAGAGCGCAATCTCACTAGAAGTGCAGAGGATATTGTTGGGAATTTATAG
- the LOC140152892 gene encoding nucleic acid dioxygenase ALKBH1-like isoform X1 yields MDESKKHRQSPEFKMSAPMDTNMEDCATTDDTRTDRFKHSFKFFKRRKPPPDFSNVIDFHNCAANTSNQVLQQVSLQENHKVSASVCQSYGLKPVKDWKAFSLHDVPGFIFIQDPFLHGYQRYWIKRCLKDFPQKPNVCNLDAHVTLKDDDCLWDMSQSHLRKPSGGKSLIQQLRWVTFGYHHNWDTKVYEEDHHSPFPGDLARMTELIADSFGYHQYKAEAAIVNFYHLDSTLGGHTDHSEFDLEMPIISYSFGQSAIFLVGGETKEQTPTAMFLHSGDIIMMGGPSRLAYHAVPRILPSADGNIPQCLQSIPELTSFGRAPSKEKTVDVLPDSINEDSECTVLGKRTDLSECCSVFKEDIKGGHEFHSSESNTETDTPSGKRCGNELEIDNPSAKVLCTEQSNFATRNVDLRDTKASEKGDIFDIDLDLRTLCCNENWNAFADYLKCSRINVSVRQVMRHGQGFLEKSPE; encoded by the exons ATGGACGAGTCCAAAAAACATCGGCAAAGTCCGGAATTCAagatgtctgcgcccatggaCACAAACATGGAAGATTGTGCAACGACTGATGATACAAGAACGGATCGGTTTAAACACTCTTTTAAGTTCTTCAAACGACGAAAACCACCTCCTGATTTTAGCAACGTGATTGATTTTCATAATTGTGCAGCAAATACTAGTAATCAA GTTCTTCAACAAGTTAGCTTACAAGAGAACCACAAAGTCAGTGCATCTGTTTGTCAAAGTTATGGTTTAAAACCAGTTAAGGATTGGAAAGCATTTTCACTCCATGATGTTCCAG GCTTTATATTCATTCAAGACCCATTCCTTCATGGGTATCAAAGATACTGGATTAAAAGATGTCTCAAAGATTTCCCCCAGAAGCCTAATGTCTGCAACCTGGATGCCCATGTGACACTTAAAGATGATGACTGTTTATGGGATATGTCACAATCCCATTTAAG AAAACCCAGTGGAGGAAAGAGCTTAATTCAGCAGCTACGCTGGGTGACATTCGGCTACCATCACAATTGGGATACCAAAGTATATGAGGAGGATCATCACTCGCCATTCCCAGGAGATCTAGCTCGCATGACTGAACTCATTGCAGATAGTTTTGGCTATCATCAATACAAAGCAGAGGCAGCTATCGTTAACTTCTACCATTTAGATTCAACCCTTGGTGGGCATACGGATCATTCAGAGTTTGATTTGGAGATGCCTATAATTTCCTACAG TTTCGGACAATCTGCTATTTTCCTTGTTGGTGGCGAGACAAAAGAGCAGACACCAACAGCGATGTTTCTACACAGTGGTGACATTATCATGATGGGAGGACCCTCACGGCTAGCTTATCATGCAGTGCCAAGGATATTGCCCAGTGCAGATGGTAACATCCCACAATGTCTGCAAAGTATTCCTGAATTGACATCATTTGGAAGAGCACCATCAAAAGAGAAAACAGTGGATGTATTACCAGATAGTATCAATGAGGACTCGGAATGTACCGTTTTAGGAAAAAGAACTGACTTGTCTGAATGTTGTAGTGTCTTCAAAGAAGACATCAAAGGTGGACATGAATTCCATTCTTCGGAATCAAATACAGAGACCGATACACCATCTGGTAAAAGATGTGGCAATGAATTGGAGATTGACAATCCAAGTGCCAAAGTGTTATGCACAGAACAAAGTAATTTTGCAACAAGAAATGTTGACTTAAGAGACACTAAGGCATCAGAAAAGGGTGATATATTTGATATAGATTTGGATTTGAGAACCCTTTGCTGTAATGAAAACTGGAATGCTTTTGCCGACTATCTGAAATGTTCTCGTATTAATGTTAGCGTGAGGCAAGTGATGAGACATGGACAAGGGTTTCTAGAAAAATCTCCAGAATGA
- the LOC140152892 gene encoding nucleic acid dioxygenase ALKBH1-like isoform X2 codes for MELSVERIHDVHNTQYVHGVRDGDLHNKGLYHNMTEGVVLQQVSLQENHKVSASVCQSYGLKPVKDWKAFSLHDVPGFIFIQDPFLHGYQRYWIKRCLKDFPQKPNVCNLDAHVTLKDDDCLWDMSQSHLRKPSGGKSLIQQLRWVTFGYHHNWDTKVYEEDHHSPFPGDLARMTELIADSFGYHQYKAEAAIVNFYHLDSTLGGHTDHSEFDLEMPIISYSFGQSAIFLVGGETKEQTPTAMFLHSGDIIMMGGPSRLAYHAVPRILPSADGNIPQCLQSIPELTSFGRAPSKEKTVDVLPDSINEDSECTVLGKRTDLSECCSVFKEDIKGGHEFHSSESNTETDTPSGKRCGNELEIDNPSAKVLCTEQSNFATRNVDLRDTKASEKGDIFDIDLDLRTLCCNENWNAFADYLKCSRINVSVRQVMRHGQGFLEKSPE; via the exons atggaattatcagtcgaacgcatacacgatgttcataacacacagtacgtacacggcgtgcgggacggtgatctacacaataAAGGgttgtaccataacatgaccgaaggagtg GTTCTTCAACAAGTTAGCTTACAAGAGAACCACAAAGTCAGTGCATCTGTTTGTCAAAGTTATGGTTTAAAACCAGTTAAGGATTGGAAAGCATTTTCACTCCATGATGTTCCAG GCTTTATATTCATTCAAGACCCATTCCTTCATGGGTATCAAAGATACTGGATTAAAAGATGTCTCAAAGATTTCCCCCAGAAGCCTAATGTCTGCAACCTGGATGCCCATGTGACACTTAAAGATGATGACTGTTTATGGGATATGTCACAATCCCATTTAAG AAAACCCAGTGGAGGAAAGAGCTTAATTCAGCAGCTACGCTGGGTGACATTCGGCTACCATCACAATTGGGATACCAAAGTATATGAGGAGGATCATCACTCGCCATTCCCAGGAGATCTAGCTCGCATGACTGAACTCATTGCAGATAGTTTTGGCTATCATCAATACAAAGCAGAGGCAGCTATCGTTAACTTCTACCATTTAGATTCAACCCTTGGTGGGCATACGGATCATTCAGAGTTTGATTTGGAGATGCCTATAATTTCCTACAG TTTCGGACAATCTGCTATTTTCCTTGTTGGTGGCGAGACAAAAGAGCAGACACCAACAGCGATGTTTCTACACAGTGGTGACATTATCATGATGGGAGGACCCTCACGGCTAGCTTATCATGCAGTGCCAAGGATATTGCCCAGTGCAGATGGTAACATCCCACAATGTCTGCAAAGTATTCCTGAATTGACATCATTTGGAAGAGCACCATCAAAAGAGAAAACAGTGGATGTATTACCAGATAGTATCAATGAGGACTCGGAATGTACCGTTTTAGGAAAAAGAACTGACTTGTCTGAATGTTGTAGTGTCTTCAAAGAAGACATCAAAGGTGGACATGAATTCCATTCTTCGGAATCAAATACAGAGACCGATACACCATCTGGTAAAAGATGTGGCAATGAATTGGAGATTGACAATCCAAGTGCCAAAGTGTTATGCACAGAACAAAGTAATTTTGCAACAAGAAATGTTGACTTAAGAGACACTAAGGCATCAGAAAAGGGTGATATATTTGATATAGATTTGGATTTGAGAACCCTTTGCTGTAATGAAAACTGGAATGCTTTTGCCGACTATCTGAAATGTTCTCGTATTAATGTTAGCGTGAGGCAAGTGATGAGACATGGACAAGGGTTTCTAGAAAAATCTCCAGAATGA
- the LOC140151842 gene encoding uncharacterized protein: protein MATALVANYGGSSSEDESEEEETPAPTRKEPNTSKESSGINLLTSTNADSDDEDSDSDKLTSKSVSLPKKSSLKSLVDNNKSKLPLPSFMTQDLSIFSATSTDSTSSSGTKSLAPSSVFTNPFEKAEKQKLSILEQHVKLSSAEKTEAEMGKKICWMYRKGRCRFGHKCKFAHDNDINVKQVTEEEQDTVHPVLAAMGGQHGGQHLQHGQQFEDEGFGGHNNEDEDQSTMQRKRKKPGLAQGLVPPKKSMMAFQRQAAHERPWSAKR from the coding sequence ATGGCAACAGCATTAGTTGCAAATTATGGTGGTTCAAGCTCTGAAGACGAGTCAGAGGAGGAAGAAACTCCAGCTCCAACAAGAAAAGAACCAAATACATCGAAGGAAAGCAGTGGAATCAATCTCTTGACCAGTACGAATGCAGATTCAGATGATGAAGACTCTGATTCAGATAAGCTTACCTCCAAATCAGTAAGCTTACCAAAAAAATCATCTCTGAAATCTTTGGTAGACAACAACAAATCCAAACTGCCTCTGCCATCATTCATGACACAGGACTTGAGTATATTTTCAGCAACATCAACTGACTCAACCTCTTCTTCAGGCACCAAATCGCTTGCACCATCTTCAGTGTTTACTAATCCATTTGAGAAAGCTGAAAAGCAAAAACTGTCAATTTTAGAACAACATGTGAAGTTGTCATCAGCAGAAAAGACTGAGGCTGAGATGGGAAAGAAGATATGTTGGATGTACAGGAAGGGTAGATGTCGGTTTGGACACAAGTGTAAATTTGCACACGACAATGACATTAACGTTAAACAGGTGACAGAGGAGGAACAGGACACAGTTCACCCGGTATTGGCAGCTATGGGAGGACAACATGGGGGTCAACATTTGCAGCATGGGCAGCAGTTTGAAGATGAAGGATTTGGAGGTCACAATAATGAAGATGAGGATCAGTCTACAATGCAGAGGAAGAGGAAGAAACCAGGTTTAGCACAAGGCTTAGTCCCACCGAAGAAGTCTATGATGGCATTCCAAAGGCAGGCTGCACATGAACGACCATGGTCAGCAAAGAGATGA